cctAAAGGTGCAGTTGTCATTCACTTAGGAAATTCAGACACATTCCACGCTCTCTTGATAATTAGATAGAAAGCCAACTCCCATCTTTAAATCCACCGGGTGGTTTTATTTGTCAATCCACTCACTGTCGCAGGCGCTGCTGCCTCTAGTGCCTGCTCGTTCGGGACTGTGCTGACCTGGGCCTCCACGGGCTGCCCTTCCTGATAGTgaatggaagagaaagaaagggaggaggaagaaaacaaaaagagaaagggagacggatggaggggacatgggaggaTGGAGGATGGTCAGAGAAGGGAGAGGGAGTGTCTTTAACTGAACTGATCTTCAACTCACGTAACATCCTACAAGCCGTCTGCCAGACATGCAGGGAGAATTTTCAGTATCCTCAGTGCACGTGTGCCAGGTTCCTGCGTTTTTATATCAAGACACTACACGGTACACTTGGAAACCTTGAAGAGCACCCCAGAAGGCAACCTCTTGCATAATAACTGCGTcaggctattttttttccttttagttgtTATTTTTTTGCCATCCAAACCGCCTTAACAAAGCTGGAAAGTCTGCCAGCCAATTAAGCTTAAATCTCTGCTTCTACATGGTCAGCCTGGTGAAGGCCCAGAAGTGCATCCAGCACCCTGTAGGACTGAGGGCTGACAAAGCCCAAGCCGCTTTTTATTCACCACCAACATAAAGGGTTTTTGAAAGCAGGTTTGATGCTGGATGCAGATCTGAGAAGCAGGCAGGCAATGCTTTGCCTCCAGTAAAACCCACCTGCCTTTCATGGCCAGGAATGTGCACAAAAGAACACGTTTTACAGGTCACAACGCAGCGTGAACCTACGTACCCAAGATTAAGGtggaaaaaataatgtttcaacTGTAATTCATTTTCATATTGCAAATAGAAGAGGGAGTCACCCACCAAGTGCTTTCTCCTTAAGTACTGATGGCGAAGGACCAGGGGTTTCGCTACCAGCATCCAGGGCACACACAGCAACGCCACCACCACAAGGAAGCACTGGAGCCCTTGCTGGAAAAGAAATGAGTCTCAGATGATTCAGCGGCAGCTTCACGCTTGATTTCACAATTATAAGGTCAATTAAAGACTCTAATATCATGAAGCATCTCTGAGCATATTCTAGCAAAAGCACGTACCTGCCCTTTATAGAGCATCTTATTACTGGGGTCACTATATGAGAACAGAAACATGTTGATAAAGTGGATTAAAAGGCTTGGTGCATCCTTTGAGGTGTGAGCATCGTAGGCTGTCCACTTGTAGAAAATGAGGATAACAAGGTATCCGAACAGTGATGACATGAAAATCATTTCTGGAATAAATCCAAGGTATATGTTCAGTGGCTTCTTAAAATAGCtacaggaaaaaagaacaaaggaGAGGTTATCATTACATTTGGTCAGCATTAGGCATATGTAGGGCAAATAATGTTAGTGAGAACGTGCAGAGCATCTTTGGAACAGAACTGCAGGGGCTGAGCGTTTCAACAACAGCTGGGAGTTAAGCACATTAACTACTTGACATGGATAGTTCTGCACACACAGACAAACAACTTCAATCAGAAACTGAAGTCTGATACGGCTCCCGCATCTTAAACTAATAATACATTACACACAGTTTTCCCCCATagagaaaaacagagcaaagcaCTTACATGTGGTTGAGAAGGCTCAACGCGACACCAAAGAGCATGTGGATGATGCCGAGAATCACCGACATTTTCATCTTAAAGGAATTGAGGAAGGCCAGCTTATTGGTGGCAATGTTCCAAATCTGCAAACAACAACGCTGAGTCAGCCAAAAGAGAAccagaagagaaggaagatgttCACTGTGAGCTCAGTGTTAAACACTCAGGAAGGATCAGGCTGTAAGAGCGGGTGTTTTCCAAAGACGGGTTTGTCACGCGGATATCTTTTGGGGAAATGAGCAGACAACCCTTTCTGCTAGGAACGCTGTCCTACAGCAACCGACCCCGCCATTAGAGCAGGAATAGAACCTTGCTTGCTTTTATGGCAGGCAAAAGCTGCAGGAATAAGGGGCTGTGTCCTTGAGAAAAGAAATGATCACCCATTTGAATAAACAATTGCACACGGCTCTGATTTTCTGCACTTCCTCGCTAACGCGGAACACACGCAAGCTGTGTGTCAAACACTAAGCAGGGCTGTTGATGTAGGCAGATGCAAAATGACAAATGACTTGGAAAATCACCTTTCCGAGACCGAATGAAAAGCTTCGCTAACTAACTTTCCCCAGGGTAAAAAAGTAACTTCAAAAAGCGATCTGCAAATCTAACCAGATTTGATTCAAACGCTGCAGGTTAGAGAGGGTGGGAAAGAAGCCTTTAATGGACCTGAGGACACATCTCTCTACCCTGAATCTAATGTCTCAATAGGAAATGAGGTAATTTTATCGTTCAGGAGTATTTCCAACACTGATAAGGAGTTTGCTAAGGAACGGCTGGGCGGTGGAAATCGTTCACAGTGAACTGGACAGGCACTTTTCTTTCGGTTGACAAAGAGGGTGTTCATGAAGGACAATGAAGGAAGGAAGAGCTCTTACCGGGTCGATGCCAAAGGGGTAGGGTCCGCCGAACACCCCGGGAATGGCGGGGTTCAGCTGCAGCAGAGGAGTGCGCTCCAGCAAAGCGTCTCTGTTTGGGTGCAAGTAGATCACACAAACATTAACACCAGCAGTTCTGTCCTCTCTCCGTAAATCTAACAACATTCTTCCCTGGGAGAGCGAGGAACATCTCGAAGTGAGAGAACTTCAAGGTTCCTGTGTGGTCCTAGATATTTTCCAGGTGAATAATAAATGAGCATGAAAGATGCGGGGACAGCGATCTTGCTCCGTCTGTGAGGAGAAAGGCACTAAACTTCATCTCTACAAGTTTTCTGGGGTAAAAAGTTTATTTGAAGCTTGATGGGTATTTACACCCTGCTTCCAATTCTACTTGAGACTGAGTTCAGAGGTTTTTCTCCTCCTGAGCTGGGAGGACAATGGGGAAAGATCGGTCACCTGCTCATTCCTGTCACTCTTTATCTGGTTACCAACTATTTACTCACGTCCAGTTGGCTTTTGTGAACATTGGCCGGACGCTCCATGATGAACCAAACATATTAAGAGACTTGGAGAAGCAATCGTTGTAGATGAGGCCTGTGTAGGTGGAAAACAGTCCCATCAGCAGAATGATGTATCGACCACTAAAAACCATGTTGAACATCTagtataaaacaaaaatgaatgttCCGTGAGAAAAAGGAAGACTAAACAGTGAAATCAGTTGGTTGCAGGACAAACAATAATCGGCCATATGGACTAAAAGCTCAAAATCTCTGCTTCCCCATGGTGGGGATTAAAGGTGCGAGAGGCAGAACGGAATCTGCACACAGAGGATAATCAGGCAGCGTGACTGCCCGCGGAGGACCCGGGATTAGCTGGGAGGATGAACTGCACCGATTCCAGCCCCCAGCTGGCAGCATTTGTTTGGAATTGACCCTGTTCAGCGTTCTCCACGCTCTGGCAATGGGTCTTAATTCACCTCCTGTCAGCCTGAGCCCTGAGCAAGCAAAACCCACCTACATCAGCAAAGAAGAATAATCTTGGAGATATGATATATATGTATAGAAAATAGGAGCTTTGCAGTGACTGAATCCCTTTATGATCTAATCAGGGGTGATTTGTTTGCAACGGCTTATCTACACTAGATAAACAACTTCCTTCAAACAACTGAAAGGAATCATTTCCTATGAATAtccaaaaggaaaaccaaaggaACTCACTACTATTATGAAATTATGCTACTCAGCCTCTGGTCTGCAGGCTTCACACTCTGTGTGCTCCACAAATCTCAGATGTAAGGAGCGATGAGCATTGTCAACTCAAGGGCGgaaagatgtgagtaaaccaAGCCGCAACCCTTTGTTTTAAAGGCAAAGCTCAGCACGACCTGTCACTTTACCTCGTTGTCACTCTTCTGGGACAGGATACGACTCTCGCGAAGCACCATCCAGACAGCGATCAGAGTCATCAGGATTCCGTGGCCGAAGTCTCCAAACATCACAGCAAACAGAAACGGGAAGGTAATGATGGTATACGGCGCTGGAAGAGAAAAGATCACACCCCTAGCGCACTCGTTTGAGTAAGCCCAGACTTACTACGGCACAATTAAAGCAATTTAGCAATAGAACCCCCAAGCTTTGCTTCTGAGAGGCCTTGAGTACTCTAGTAGAAATTTTCACGCAGGACAGATAGACCAGACCACCACAATGAAAAACCGAGATAAACATCTTGGACTTTTATAAGTATGAATTTACCTGGATTTATTTCCCGATACGTTCCAATGCCATAAGCATCAACAATGTTTTGAAAGCCACAGGTGAACTTGTTCGTTTTGTTGTAAGTCGGTGGGGTCTGATTGGTTTGCATCCTGTTTAAAATGGACGGGACAGTGGATCCGCTGTGCTcctattaattaattaaaaaaaaccaagagtAAAACTCTCGTTAGCATTTGGAAAACTACAATCTGGTGTTTTTGTAGGGTGCTTGCATGATGACAAACGCATTgaacagctgaggatgctgccaagcTCCCACCGCGCTCCACTTTGCACAGCGGAAGGAGAAGCACTTGCAGCGAGGATGAACATTGTCTGATTAGCACAGACGAGAAAACTCGTGCAaaagtttgtttgtgtttttaaaacagcaaatGAAAGGACCTCAAGACACCCAGCTCTGTTATCTATCTGAGCAGAGCTTGTTCACGTCCTGGATAGCGCCTTTCCATACGTTCCACTAAATAACTGAACAGCAGGAGTACCAAGCGCAGCCAGGCTCACTGAATGTACCAAGGGACTCCAACACAGGAAAATGCCTCATGATTACAGCATTTTCCTGAACTTAAAGCTTTACACAATGTATTTGTTACCAAGTTTATCTATAAGCCACGATCCTGCATGTTAAATAAACTGTTCCCTGTGAGGGCCGATTCAAATGTGGTTTTAGAGAACGGCAATTTGGAAAAATCAATGaatctgtgctgtgtgtgctggcaGCCGATgttcagctggagctgcagcatggAATTACTCACAGTGCCTCTCCTGAGAGCAAACTGGATAGAATCCAGGTCAGCGACGGGGCACCAGACTTCAGCGATCAAGCACTTCTGCGTCACGTCGATGTTGCACAGGTTCAGGGTATGGTAGATGGCCTTCATCTTGCGGACCTTGATGAACCACACACGGATGTTTTTAGCAGCTGCCTGCAAAACCCTTTGGCGGTGATCCTCGGTTTGGTTCAGCACCTTTCACAGGGAAGGAGAATAAAGATGAGGCAAAATCCTCAGCCGGAACTCGCAGGATACAGAAGTGCACAGTGAAATTGGGCTGAGCAACAAGACAAGATGACCAAGAAGGCAGTTGTAGATACTGAGGTCTTTCCTCAGCTCCTGTtatccagctgaacccccaggtccctaagctgctcccatcacacttgtgctccatctCAAGCACAAACTGCCACATGTCTGTAATACACACTTTAGTCTCTGTATTAATTAGCCCTGCTATGAGGTTttaaagcttcttcccagggataCTCTTTCACTGCTTTCCTCCTTCAATCCCAAGGTCAGTGGGTATTTCAAACAATGAACTGTGCAGAGATCACAGGGAACATTTCTCCTCCACCCAGGTTAAAAGAGCAGAGCTCTGCAAGTGCGGTGAACGCGGCCTTCAGAAAACACAATGAAAGTTCCTactgaaaggaaaaggagaaagtgcTTTTTCCACTGAGGGTGTTTTCCAACTGGaacataacttcattcaggccaagTCGGATCTCCAGGCTGGAAAGCCTTAGACTCAAGGGGAAGTGAGGACACAGGGCACATGCAGCTCTGAACCCTCCCAGTGAAACTGCTCATGAGTTCTTGTCTACTTAACAATTGCTAAACAGCTGCACTACACAACCCCCAGCTTGAGACAGCTTCTGTATTAAATAAGCAGCACAAATGCAACcgtttttccttcttgtttctgaaccttttattatattttgtctCAAATCCCTTAAATTTTCCTGCATTACAACATCCTGCCTTTCTCCCTTTCAGTGTTGTCAGCCAGTAGATTCGTGTGCTGGTCACTTTTTACCAACGCTCAGGCTGCTGCACAAGAGATCAGTTGTAAAGCAGAAGCTCTGCAGGGCAGCACAAGGTGAAAACAGGGagaaaggcaataaaaaaaggtTAAATTAAAGTTACCATTGCTATGTCAACTTGGAAATAGGTTTAGATGTTCTCAGAGTTCTTGAGGATGAAACAGGCAATTATAAAACATGGTATAAAAACCTGGTATCCCCTTATACATGCGTATTCCTCTCTGCTCCCTGGTGTGCAGTTCTCTGTTGTATGTACGTCTATTATAATTAAACTCCTGTTTTAATAGGGCCCAAAGAAGTTTTCAACTGGATTATCAAAGAAAAAAGGGCATTGACCCCCGTTATTTTACCATCTGAAGATCATCAATTCTGGTGTTGACACCAGAAGCCATTTCCTTCCGCTCCTGCGGTGTCTCTGGGCACGGGTAGAGGGAGGCGCGGAATCTGAAAGACACGCAGGGCACCTCAGTAACAGAGACGGGAAGGAGATAAATCAGTCAGGGAAACAGAACGGCTGAGCCTGAACACAGAAATAAACCAAGCAGCACATTAATAGAAGTTTCTGCTCAGCAAAGACTGCCAAGCAGAGTTTCAGTATTTAAATTCACTTTGGTTTAGGCCAAAACAGAAGCTGAATCTTCAAGAAAATGGAAGTGGGGGAGCATTGGCTGTTCCTGCGCTGGCGCTGTCACAAAGCCATGAGCCAGCCCAGCCTGTGGTGCTGCTATCACACCAGCACAGATGCCACTGGAAGTAGTGACTGTTGGTGTCCCCTGGGACAATCTCTCTCATTAATCTGTCCGAGGGTTCAACACTCAAACGCTCTTGCTTTTAGGCATTCTCTAGCAAAGCAGTCGCCCACTTTGAGCATCACGGGCTTGGGGAGTGGCTGGTGTGACTGTAAAATATGTTTCAACTACTTATGGTATGTTTTATTTGCTACCAAATGATGTACTCCTACAGTCACTCTGAAATAAGGAGCTGAAAAATATCAATATTCAGCCGAGTCGTTCCAAATACATGAGAGAGCTGCCCAGCTGTAAGGCTTTCATACCCTTCACAGATCTTCTTGACTCTGTTCTTCAGCTGGTCGCCTTGGAAAAAGATGATAAACACAGACTTGTGCACGTAATCCCCCTAGAACAGAAGAAAGCTGCACTGTAATAGCTCAGCTATTTACAGAAAGTAGTATAATAACAATTTATAACACAGTTCTACCTTTCTTTCCTCTGAATCCATCCATACAGAGCTCATATCTGCACAGTGAGTCAAGAATGTACCTTAACAGTGAAACAGTCATAGGGAAAGCAATTTTCTTTGCCTTAGTATAGAATATCCCTACTGTATTTGTGTTTAGTGAAGGAAAATGCTCTAATTATCTATTCTATGTAATACAAGAAACGGGAAAACCTGGGAAGATCTCTAAAAGAACAGAGATGCAATGAAATATTGATCAGCGCTTGCTGCATTCAGCTCACCCACAGGATCCAGCAAAAAGCCAAACAAGTGAATGAACAGAAGATGAAGCAGAGTTCAACAACTTTAATTCTCCAGAGAGGCCAACGGCACATTCCTTGCACAGCTGTTTGCATGTCGGGAGCCAGGTCCCCTTTCCTGCGTTTGTTGACAAGTTATTGTTCTACCTCACTGAGGAAATTTTAACATAATGTTTCAAGAATAATTACACTAGGTGTAACCTTAACTTAAGGAAGCGTTGCACAATAAGAACAAAGTCTCTCCTAGTAGACGTAGTTCTACAGGTCAACCACCAGCAGTTGGTGGGACTAGAAACAAAAAGGCAGTTACTGAGTTTAAACTCCTCTTTGTTCCAGTGCAACCAACACACAGACTTTACTTTTACTGCTTACGAGTTGCCAAAGTCTGGTCATTGATCTGAGCAAAGAGGACACTGAATGTAAAACAACAGGCCCCGTCACAACATTGACTATTTTTATCTGTAATAAAGCCAATTCTCAGGTGGATGTTTAGCAAGTTGGGAGTAAATGAGCTACAGATGTTATACACTGCTCACACCCAAAGCCTCTTTCAAGGAAGATCACAACTTGCACTTGTAATTTACGCCAGAGAAGCAACTACGCCCTCCTGAAGTCCAAATTTTGAGCTGTTTTTCCCCCTTTCAACAGCATTCATTACCCCTCCTGATGTTTTTGTTCTAATACAACAGGAAAACATTTGTCACTAAAGCCTCAGAGGCTGCAAGGATGCTCTGCGAAGGGACGCAATGCAAACGTCTTCCTGCATGGAGCACATTGAGACAGAGGCTTAGACCGATAAGCAAAATTGTTTCACACATCTGAGAGTTTTGCTGCTGTAAACAAGAGTTCCTTTTACCGTCACAGGATCCTCCAGGGGGTTTTCAATCTCTGCCTGACGCAGGAACACGTTCCCTCGGCACACTCGCCACAGCATGCGCTCGAACATGGGGATGCGCTCGCGGTTGATCACGCCGGCCACAAACCTGTCGAGGGGACAGAACGGGTGTCAGCTCTGCACCGCCGAGAACACACGGCTGAACACCCAGCCCACCCACGGCAGCTGGAGTTCAGCATCACATCTTGCTTTAAAATTCATTCTTCAAGCAAAATGGAAGGTCCTCTAAACACACAGGGACgaaaacacaacaaacacaacTTCACCAGAGCACAAACTTTGCCTTTCACAGCGTGAAATCGTCTatgaaaaaacaccaaaaccacaaacctttggttaaaggagaaagaaatgcaTTTAGACATACAGTTTCTATGCCTGCCAGTCTTCATTTCAATAGGTTCCTGGTAGGTTACATGGCAAGGATTAGAGCAGTCACGGCTGCCACTGACCGTGTTCTAGGCCTGTGCTTCAGAAGAGCTCACTGCTTCAAACCCCTACGTCCAGATAAAgaattacacacacacagacagcctGGAAGCAGCTAATAAAGAGGATATAGAACTATAAGGATTTTTCAGAGTATTCATCACTAGTTTCAAAGCTGTGAGAGCTCAGAATGTCCCCAAGAGCCACCAGGGCAGATTGGCAAGGAACAAACTAGTAAAATTTGATTGTGTGGAGAGACATGTGCCAAGCTCAACTATGTCCCAAGAAATGTAGGTACCCAGGACAAAACCAGAGCCCAACAGCTGGTTTTAGGATCAGCCTTGGTGGGCCAGGCTGGAAGGTTCCGCGACTGCGCTCAAATCGTGGCAGATTCCGCGGGTTGAACGAGGTGGCGACTCTAAaccagacaaataaagcagaaatgAGTGCAGTTACCCGAGTCGCAGCGGGGCGCCTCTTCCCATCTCGCTTGGTTCCAGGAGCGACGAGGATTCCTCCAACAGGTCTGGATCCGCCATCTGCTGATGATGCAATTCAGCCTGAATTCACAAATCAATTAATATCTAATGAAACTAGTTAGTGGCATGCAGGGGACGAGGAACCAGGAGGTAGTTTGGggagacaaagaaagaaagaaaaaccaaaagaacGAATATAAGACAGCAGAAAGGAGAACCAGATGACAGAAAAGACATCACAcgaggaaggagaaaaacaagaGGAATATGGAATGGTTCAGCAAAGCTTCCATACAAGAAGGGTTGTTGCGGCAGaacagaggggctggggggtATGTAAGTGTGAAGAAAggcagaattaaaaagaaaatatcaagtTTTAAATACAAGAGATGTTCCCAAGAACCACGGCACAAACCAGAGAGACACACCTCACCCTCATCCTTCCCCTGACCTTTAAACGGGGAGAAAGCCAAAGTAGACGCCGATTCCCTCTTGCGCTACTTGTGCGTTTTCTGAGCATTGAAGATGCAAGAAGTGCAAAGGGAACACCTCCTTCCTTTGGGATTACCTGACGATAACCAGAGCTTGATCGATTCCAGGTGACTCGCCACATCAGCACGGACACGGGGGCAGAGTCAGCAACAAACCTGGATGTACCGCCTGGTAATTTCCTGTACTGGCTTTACAAAGTTGTCCCTCCAGGACAAACACACTGCTCTTCCAGCTTAAAAACAAGGcttggctttttaaaattaaatctatTCATTCTTCAAGATACTGATGCTTATTCACCACAGGTATTATTGCCAGACACGCAGGTTGCATTGCTTAAGGAAGCCTGATGCTGTTGCCCCTTTTTGGCTACCCAGGCATTACAAGAGGACACAGATTCTTGGGAATACAGCTTGTAAGTGTCAGCAATTCAAGGCAGGGAGGATGCTCAAGTCGCAAACTCTCCTGCACCATCTGCACATTTCCTTCCATTTCTACCTCTGCAGCTTATGTAACAAAATGATGACAATCACAGCTCCTCGGCACAGACAAAGGGCACACAGGAAGGTTTCCCCACAGGGGAAATGTGCTAAAATACACTCAGAGTTTGACCCTAGAACACGtgaaacacatgcacacatacagtgcAGACTTGCAAAACTATATATAGCAAGTCTAGTGACTCGGCCTCAGTTGATTTGTGCAATAGCTGCGCCATAATTTGGGGGAAAAACTCTACGATGTTTTAGTCACACGTCAAATAGAAGCACTGAGCACATCCAGCTTTTGCAGGGCTGACAGTGAATGCAGCTCAGTGGTTTGTAGGGACACTCGCTTTACCTCAGGGAGCCCTTAATTGAGCCTGGAAAGTCAACACGAAGCGTTTCGGATCCTTTCAAGTTTAAGGCAACTCGTTGCAACATCAAAAACTGAATGGAAATTTTGCTTTGGGGAGAACGCGACCAAAAtaagaaaacagcaaagcagcATCAGCTCTGCTTCTGGAATCAAGAATTGAGAGGCTATGTGGAAATGAAAGAGCTATCCAGCCACAACGCAGAAAAACAAGACTCTAGGAAAGACTTTGAATAAGAGTTTTCAGCAGCAGTGAGAGAAACATCATAGATATTGTGAAGTATTTCTTACTACACCAGGTCATTCAGGACTGGAAAACCCAAGGGTGTGCATGCCAGCAATCAGAATGCAGATCTTTCATTATTAAGCATTTTCAAATTGCTCATTGTTCGCCCAGATCTGCACCTTCAATCTCGATGTCTGAAAAAAAGGTTCATTTTCCCTACTGCTGATTGCAGTTCTGCCCTGGAATGGCTCTGGATGGCCGCACCAAACACCATACAATTCAAGCCCCTTCCAGTTTA
Above is a window of Patagioenas fasciata isolate bPatFas1 chromosome 22, bPatFas1.hap1, whole genome shotgun sequence DNA encoding:
- the ATP6V0A1 gene encoding V-type proton ATPase 116 kDa subunit a 1 isoform X2; the protein is MGELFRSEEMTLAQLFLQSEAAYCCVSELGELGKVQFRDLNPDVNVFQRKFVNEVRRCEEMDRKLRFVEKEIKKANIPITDTGENPEVPFPRDMIDLEANFEKIENELKEINTNQEALKRNFLELTELKFILRKTQQFFDEAELHHQQMADPDLLEESSSLLEPSEMGRGAPLRLGFVAGVINRERIPMFERMLWRVCRGNVFLRQAEIENPLEDPVTGDYVHKSVFIIFFQGDQLKNRVKKICEGFRASLYPCPETPQERKEMASGVNTRIDDLQMVLNQTEDHRQRVLQAAAKNIRVWFIKVRKMKAIYHTLNLCNIDVTQKCLIAEVWCPVADLDSIQFALRRGTEHSGSTVPSILNRMQTNQTPPTYNKTNKFTCGFQNIVDAYGIGTYREINPAPYTIITFPFLFAVMFGDFGHGILMTLIAVWMVLRESRILSQKSDNEMFNMVFSGRYIILLMGLFSTYTGLIYNDCFSKSLNMFGSSWSVRPMFTKANWTDALLERTPLLQLNPAIPGVFGGPYPFGIDPIWNIATNKLAFLNSFKMKMSVILGIIHMLFGVALSLLNHIYFKKPLNIYLGFIPEMIFMSSLFGYLVILIFYKWTAYDAHTSKDAPSLLIHFINMFLFSYSDPSNKMLYKGQQGLQCFLVVVALLCVPWMLVAKPLVLRHQYLRRKHLEGQPVEAQVSTVPNEQALEAAAPATGTHNFGGIRVGNGPTEEDAEIIQHDQLSTHSEEGEEFDFGDTVVYQAIHTIEYCLGCISNTASYLRLWALSLAHAQLSEVLWTMVIHIGLSVRSLGGGFGLFFIFAAFATLTVAILLVMEGLSAFLHALRLHWIEFQNKFYTGTGFKFLPFSFDTIREGRFDD
- the ATP6V0A1 gene encoding V-type proton ATPase 116 kDa subunit a 1 isoform X1 — protein: MGELFRSEEMTLAQLFLQSEAAYCCVSELGELGKVQFRDLNPDVNVFQRKFVNEVRRCEEMDRKLRFVEKEIKKANIPITDTGENPEVPFPRDMIDLEANFEKIENELKEINTNQEALKRNFLELTELKFILRKTQQFFDEAELHHQQMADPDLLEESSSLLEPSEMGRGAPLRLGFVAGVINRERIPMFERMLWRVCRGNVFLRQAEIENPLEDPVTGDYVHKSVFIIFFQGDQLKNRVKKICEGFRASLYPCPETPQERKEMASGVNTRIDDLQMVLNQTEDHRQRVLQAAAKNIRVWFIKVRKMKAIYHTLNLCNIDVTQKCLIAEVWCPVADLDSIQFALRRGTEHSGSTVPSILNRMQTNQTPPTYNKTNKFTCGFQNIVDAYGIGTYREINPAPYTIITFPFLFAVMFGDFGHGILMTLIAVWMVLRESRILSQKSDNEMFNMVFSGRYIILLMGLFSTYTGLIYNDCFSKSLNMFGSSWSVRPMFTKANWTDALLERTPLLQLNPAIPGVFGGPYPFGIDPIWNIATNKLAFLNSFKMKMSVILGIIHMLFGVALSLLNHIYFKKPLNIYLGFIPEMIFMSSLFGYLVILIFYKWTAYDAHTSKDAPSLLIHFINMFLFSYSDPSNKMLYKGQQGLQCFLVVVALLCVPWMLVAKPLVLRHQYLRRKHLEGQPVEAQVSTVPNEQALEAAAPATGTHNFGGIRVGNGPTEEDAEIIQHDQLSTHSEEGEEPTEDEVFDFGDTVVYQAIHTIEYCLGCISNTASYLRLWALSLAHAQLSEVLWTMVIHIGLSVRSLGGGFGLFFIFAAFATLTVAILLVMEGLSAFLHALRLHWIEFQNKFYTGTGFKFLPFSFDTIREGRFDD
- the ATP6V0A1 gene encoding V-type proton ATPase 116 kDa subunit a 1 isoform X3; this encodes MGELFRSEEMTLAQLFLQSEAAYCCVSELGELGKVQFRDLNPDVNVFQRKFVNEVRRCEEMDRKLRFVEKEIKKANIPITDTGENPEVPFPRDMIDLEANFEKIENELKEINTNQEALKRNFLELTELKFILRKTQQFFDEMADPDLLEESSSLLEPSEMGRGAPLRLGFVAGVINRERIPMFERMLWRVCRGNVFLRQAEIENPLEDPVTGDYVHKSVFIIFFQGDQLKNRVKKICEGFRASLYPCPETPQERKEMASGVNTRIDDLQMVLNQTEDHRQRVLQAAAKNIRVWFIKVRKMKAIYHTLNLCNIDVTQKCLIAEVWCPVADLDSIQFALRRGTEHSGSTVPSILNRMQTNQTPPTYNKTNKFTCGFQNIVDAYGIGTYREINPAPYTIITFPFLFAVMFGDFGHGILMTLIAVWMVLRESRILSQKSDNEMFNMVFSGRYIILLMGLFSTYTGLIYNDCFSKSLNMFGSSWSVRPMFTKANWTDALLERTPLLQLNPAIPGVFGGPYPFGIDPIWNIATNKLAFLNSFKMKMSVILGIIHMLFGVALSLLNHIYFKKPLNIYLGFIPEMIFMSSLFGYLVILIFYKWTAYDAHTSKDAPSLLIHFINMFLFSYSDPSNKMLYKGQQGLQCFLVVVALLCVPWMLVAKPLVLRHQYLRRKHLEGQPVEAQVSTVPNEQALEAAAPATGTHNFGGIRVGNGPTEEDAEIIQHDQLSTHSEEGEEPTEDEVFDFGDTVVYQAIHTIEYCLGCISNTASYLRLWALSLAHAQLSEVLWTMVIHIGLSVRSLGGGFGLFFIFAAFATLTVAILLVMEGLSAFLHALRLHWIEFQNKFYTGTGFKFLPFSFDTIREGRFDD
- the ATP6V0A1 gene encoding V-type proton ATPase 116 kDa subunit a 1 isoform X6, whose protein sequence is MGELFRSEEMTLAQLFLQSEAAYCCVSELGELGKVQFRDLNPDVNVFQRKFVNEVRRCEEMDRKLRFVEKEIKKANIPITDTGENPEVPFPRDMIDLEANFEKIENELKEINTNQEALKRNFLELTELKFILRKTQQFFDEMADPDLLEESSSLLEPSEMGRGAPLRLGFVAGVINRERIPMFERMLWRVCRGNVFLRQAEIENPLEDPVTGDYVHKSVFIIFFQGDQLKNRVKKICEGFRASLYPCPETPQERKEMASGVNTRIDDLQMVLNQTEDHRQRVLQAAAKNIRVWFIKVRKMKAIYHTLNLCNIDVTQKCLIAEVWCPVADLDSIQFALRRGTEHSGSTVPSILNRMQTNQTPPTYNKTNKFTCGFQNIVDAYGIGTYREINPAPYTIITFPFLFAVMFGDFGHGILMTLIAVWMVLRESRILSQKSDNEMFNMVFSGRYIILLMGLFSTYTGLIYNDCFSKSLNMFGSSWSVRPMFTKANWTDALLERTPLLQLNPAIPGVFGGPYPFGIDPIWNIATNKLAFLNSFKMKMSVILGIIHMLFGVALSLLNHIYFKKPLNIYLGFIPEMIFMSSLFGYLVILIFYKWTAYDAHTSKDAPSLLIHFINMFLFSYSDPSNKMLYKGQQGLQCFLVVVALLCVPWMLVAKPLVLRHQYLRRKHLGTHNFGGIRVGNGPTEEDAEIIQHDQLSTHSEEGEEPTEDEVFDFGDTVVYQAIHTIEYCLGCISNTASYLRLWALSLAHAQLSEVLWTMVIHIGLSVRSLGGGFGLFFIFAAFATLTVAILLVMEGLSAFLHALRLHWIEFQNKFYTGTGFKFLPFSFDTIREGRFDD